The Desulfovibrio piger DNA segment GTAGGCGGACACGTCACCGGCCTGCGTTTCGATGATGGGCAGGGCGGTCAGGGAGCCGGCACCGAGCTTGTCGCTCACCTTGGCAGCGCGTTCCAGCAGGCGGGAGTGCAGGTAGAACACGTCGCCGGGGAAAGCTTCACGTCCGGGAGGACGACGGAGCAGCAGGGACATCTGGCGATAACCCACAGCCTGTTTGGAGAGGTCATCGTAGATGATCAGGGCATGCTTGCCGTTGTCGCGGTAGTACTCGGCCATGGTGCAACCGGTGTAAGCCGCGATGTACTGCAAGGGAGCCGGGTCGGAAGCGGTGGCCGAGATGATGGTGGTGTATTCCATGGCACCGTGCTTGCGCAGGGTGTCGGCCACCAGGGCGACAGACGCTTTCTTCTGGCCGATGGCCACGTAGAAGCAGTGAATGTCGGTTTCTTTCTGGGCCAGGATGGCGTCGATGCAGACGGCGGTCTTACCGGTCTGACGGTCGCCAATGATCAGTTCACGCTGGCCGCGGCCGATAGGAGTCATGGCGTCGATGGCCTTCAGACCCGTGGGCATGGGCTCATGCACGCTCTTACGCGCGATGATACCAGGGGCCTTGATTTCCACCGGGCGGACTTCTTCGGCTTCGACCGGGCCGAGGCCGTCGATGGGCTGGCCAAGGGGGTTGAGCACGCGGCCCATAACCTTGTCGCCCACGGGCACGGAGAAGATCTTGCCGGTACGTTTGACAGGATCGCCCTCCTTGATGCCCACATCGGAGCCGAGCAGCGCGACACCCACGTTGTCTTCTTCGAGGTTGAGCACCATACCCATGACGCCGCCGGGGAATTCCAGCAGTTCCATGGCCATGGCATTCTGAACCCCGTAGACGCGGGCGATACCGTCACCGACATACAACACGGTGCCGGTTTCGCTCATTTCTACGCGCTGCTCGTAGTTTTTGATTTGATCTTCAATGATCTTGCTTATCTCTTCAGCTTTGATCTGCATGTGCTATTCACCCCTCTTGAATGTCTCCCGAAGGATCGCCAACTGCGCGCGCAGACTTGCGTCCAGCACTCGATCACCAACCTTGAGCACCACGCCCCCAAGGATGGAAGCATCCACATCAAAGGCAAGCTCAATGCTCGCCCCCGCCTTCTTTTCAAGCTCGGCCTTGAGTTCGGCCCGCTTGTTATCCGTAAGCTCCACGGCGGTAGTGAGCGTACCACGGATAATTCCTTTGGCGTCGTCAAGCAACTTGCCATACCAGCCGACAATCTCGCCGAGATAAGCCAGACGCTCTTTGTCGGCCAACAGCAGGCAGAAGTTGCTGACGGTTTTGTCCGCCTTGATTTTCTTAAGCAGCTTGCCCATCACAGCCTTTTTTTCATCGATGCTGATGACCGGGCTTTTCAGCGCGGCGTCCAGCTTCGGCGAGGCGGCAAGCATGTCTCCCAGCGCGGCGAGATCGCTCCCGTAACGCGAGAGGGCCTCATCCCCTTGTTGTTTGCCCAGCGCAAATATGGCGCCGGCATATCTGCGAGCAACTATCGCGTCCGTCAATGGAGCACCACCTTGTTGAGGGAGTTGGTAATGAGCTTTTCATGCTCGGCGGCGGTCAGCTTTTCAGCCAGGACCTTTTCCGCTGCGTCCACAATCTCATCGGCAATGGCGGCGCGCACTTCGGCCAGCATGGCGCGGCCTTCGTTCTCGGCAGTGCGACGAGCCTGTTGCACAATCTGTTCGGCCTGACGCTTGGCTTCTTCGACGACGGCCTGCTTCACGCTTTCGGCCTGAGCGAGGCTTTCATCAAGGATGGCCTTGCGTTCGGACTCAAGGTTGCTGATGCGCTTTTCCACTTCATCCAGGCGCTTCTGGGCTTCAGCGCGGCGGGCTTCCAGATCCTGGAGGTCCTGGCTGATGCGGGCGCGGCGGCCGGAGAAGAACTTGCGGGCCAGACCGCCCACGAAGTACCACAGGATACCGGCGAAGATGATGAAGTTGAGCACACGCCAGCCAAAGTCGCCCCAGCGCGGCGCGTCATGCCCTTCAGAGGCCTGCGCCCCCACGGCGAAAAGCAGCGTAAGCGCAAGGACAGGCACCATAACTCGCGTCAAGCCCAGCCCAGCGTGTTTCCATTTGCTCAAAGCCCACCCCCTTGATTGGGTTTCTCTTGATTCTTTACCCTCGCGGTCCGAAGACCGCCCGAAAAACCACCGAGCTCGCGCGTGGCACAGTGGCAGAAACGGCGTACTAGCCACGCAGCACACGCTCGGCCAGCTGGCCGGAGAGCGTGGCGACCTGACCGCGCAGTTCCTTCAGGGAAGCATCGGCTTCGGCCTGCAGGTTGCGACGGGTCTCGGCAATGATTTCCTGGGCGCGCTTCTGGGCTTCAGCCACCAGGCTGGCCTGTTCGGCGGCGCCGGCTTCGCGGGCCTTTTCGCGGTTCTGGCCTGCATCCTGACGGGCGCGGGTCAGCTGGTTGTCATAGTCGGAAAGGCGCTGTTCGGCCTGGTATTCGTAGGATTCGGATTCGCCGGACATATCGTCCATGACGGCTTTGCGTTTGCGGATGATTTCGCGGATGGGGCGAATCAGAAGGAGGTTCAGCACGTACAGTGCAATGAAGAAGTTCACCAACTGGAAAACCAAGGTGATATTAAGGTCCAACATTACCGTATCCTCCCTCTGGACGGTGTGATGTTCAAAGCTTTTATAAAATACCCTCAACAAGGGGTTATGTCAAAGGGTATTGGTGACAAAATTCGCAAAGTCTTCGCATCTGCACAAACAATTTTATGATATTTTTCATATGTTTTCGTAAAAATCAAGTAATTTTAAGCTATTATCTCAACAAATAAAAAGCGGGATCTCTTGGGAAAAATGCGCGGCCGCAAGGGCGAAAGAAGGCAGAGCGCGGCAGGAGCCGTCAATTTTTGGACAGCGGCTCACGCTTCGCGGACTATCCGGGACCTCTCAGACCAGCAGCCACTGCTCCGCATCATAGCCGGCGGCAGCCAGCCAGCGGGCGGCATCCTCGTCGGCGCCGTGGGCGGTGAGGGCGTTGAGCAGGAAACAGCGTCCCGGCCCGGGCAGTCCGTCCCGGCCGATGACCGGCACGCCGTGCACCTTCTGCCCGATCTTTTTGGGATCGATGTCCACGAAAGCGGCCGCCTGCACGCCTTTTTCCCACAGGGGAGCCAGACGGCGGCGCGCCACCTTGCCCGCGCCCAGCAGGTAGACCCGCGGATGCCAGGGGTTGTGGCGTTCCAGCCAGCGGGCCAGCCAGAGGGCGCGCAACTGGTTGTTGGCGGCCTCGCAATAGCGGCTGTCGCTGCGGGTGGCCCGGCGCGGCGGATCGTTCCAGACCAGCAGCTCCTGCGGCAGCTTGGCCATGCGCACCCCGGCGTGCAGCCAGCGCAGCCACAACTCCCAGTCCTCGGCAAAAAAGCCGTCGGCATAGCCGCCGTGCAGCCGGGGCAGCTCGCGCCGGAACATGACCGAAGGATGGCTGACGGGCGTATCGCGAAAACGGTTGCGGCTGATGGCCTCATGATCCAGCAGGCCGTTCTGCCAGTCCACGAAATGGGCAAAGCCGCGCGCGGTCTCGCGGTCGCCGCCAAAATGTACCCGCGTGGCCAGCAGGCCCGTTTCGGGATGTTCCGCCATCCAGGCGGCCTGCAGGGCCAGGCGTTGCGGGTGGCAGACATCATCGGCGTCCATGCGGGCGATGAGCGCGCCCCGGGCGGCCTCCAGACCGGCGTTGAGCGCGCCGGGCAGGCCCTCATGCGGCCGGTGCAGGACGCGCAGGCAGGGATATTCCGCCGCCAGGGCATCCAGCAGGGCCGCCGTGCCGTCGGTGGAACCGTCATCGACGGCCAGCACCTCGAAGCCCGGTACGGGGGCGTCCGGCGCGGCTTCCTGCCGGGCCAGGGAACGGATGGCCACGCGCAGGGGCTCTTCCCCCTCTGCGGTCAGGGGCAGGGAAGCGCCGTTCCAGACCGGCAGCAGGACGGTCACCAGCGGGCTAGCAGACATGTCTCCTCCCAAAAAACGCACGGGGAGCGCATCAGGCCGCTATGGGCGTGACGCGCTCCCCGTGATGATCAATGACGCAGCAGGGTCCGTACTGCCAGGCACAGTTCCGTGATGCTCTGGCGGGCGTCCAGTTCGTGGTGGGCGGCGTCCCGGTAGAGGGGCAGGCGGGCTTCCAGCACCTCGCGCACTTCATCGTCCAGGCTCTTGCCGGTGAGGCTGGGGCGCTGGGCCTCCAGCGGATTGCGCCGCAGGCGGGCGGCCAGCACCTCCACGGGGGCGGACAAAAAAAAGACCCGGCCATGCTCGCGCATATAGCGCCGGTTGGCCTCCGCCAGCACCATGCCGCCGCCGGTGGCCACCACGCCACGGCCCGCCAGCTCCTCACTGGCCAGGCGCAGGGATTCGCTCTCGCGGCTGCGAAAGCCTTCCCAGCCCCAGCGCTCCACCATGGTCGCCACGTCCATGCCCAGACGCTCGCAGAGGTGGTGGTCCGTATCGCAGTAAGGCACGTCCAGCACTTCGGACAGGGCCTTGCCCAGCGTGGTCTTGCCGCAGGCCCGCGGGCCCACAAGGTAGATCAGGGACATGGTGCCTCCCTAGAGGATGCGGTTGCCGTCGGCCGTGATGAGCACCGTGTATTCCCAGCGGATGCCGCCCCATTGCGGATAGTAGAGGCCGGGCTCCACCGTGACCACCATGCCTTCCTGCAGGACCTTGTCGCCGCGACGGCCCAGGCTGGGGGCCTCGTGCGTCTCCAGCCCCACGCCGTGGCCCAGGCCATGGGTGAACCAGGCCTCCACGCCCGCCTTCTCGAACACGCCCCGCGCCAGCGTATAGGCCTCGTGCAGGGGCAGGCCCGGCCGCATCTTGTCCAGGGCGGCCTGCTGGGCGTCACGCACCAGCTTCATGGTCTCGCGGAACTCCTTGTGCGGCGTGTCGCCCACCCAGAAGGTGCGCGTCTGGTCGGAGCAATAGCCGTCCACGCGGCAGCCCACGTCCACCAGCACCAGGCCGTTGTCCGGCAGCTTTTTCTCGCCGGGGATGGCGTGGGGCAGGGCCGCGTTCTGGTCCACGGCCACGATGGACGGGAAGGCCAGTTCCGAGGCGCCGTTGTCGCGGAAATATTTTTCGATGGCCCAGGCCAGCTCGGCTTCGCTGCGGCCCGGTTGCAGCTGGCTTTCCTCCAGCCAGCGCAGCATGGCGTGGTTGAGGGCGAAGGAGCGCTCCAGGGCTTTGATCTCGTCCGCATCCTTGATGACGCGCAGCTCTTCCACCAGGCCGTCGGCGGCCTGCAGACGCGCGCCGCGTCCCACGGCACGGCCCAGCGAGCGGGCGAAATTGAGGCTCACGATCTCCGCCTCCAGGCCCAGGCGGCTGCCGCAACGCCGCATGAGCTGGCCGATCTCCGTGGCCGCGTCCGGGCCGTAGATGAGGATGCGGTCCTCGTCCCAGAGACGGGCCGCCGCATCCTTGTAGCGGGCGTCCGTGCAGAGCCAGTCCCGCCCGTCCGCGCAGATGACCAGGCGTCCCGCGCTCTCGTTGAGCTGCACGTCATGCAGCTCGAAGCCGGAAAGATAAAAACGGTTGGCAGCGTGGCTCACCAGCAGGGCATCCAGACCGCGGGCGCGCATCAGTTGGCGCAGGCGGTCGCGTCGGGCAGCATAGGGCGTGTTCATGCGAGGTTCCTTTGCAGGGAAGGCAGAGAGGGATGGGCGGGGGGAAGGGGGACCTTTTTGGAAAAAGGTCCCCCTTCCCCCCGGACTCCCCCAACCCTTCCAAAAACTTTTATTCAGGCCGGTATGGCAGGTCCCCGTCTGGCGGACACAGGGCATGGCATCGTGCGCTGCCGTCGGGCGAGGCTTTGGGGACAAGGTGGCATCTTAGCCGCCGTCCGGCCCGGACGCAATGGCCGGGTTTGCGGAAGGAAATACGGCGGAGATACCGGGGCCGCTTTTCCTGCCGGAAGGTCATATTGGAGGCACAGGCGGCTCCACTCTGGCCCTGGCTGAGTATTTGGGGAAGGTTATGGATCAGTCTCCCGGCCTCTTTTCCATGAACTTCCCCCTGAAAAACAAGAAAGCCTGTGTCCCCGCAGGGACACAGGCCGTGAAAGCGCGTTTGGGGAAGGATGGGGGGAGTTTGAGGGGGGGAAGGGAACCGCCTTTGTGCGCTAGCCAAAGGGGTTCCCTTCCCCCCTCAACAAAATCACTCTTACAGAGCCTGACGCGCTACCGCGGCGCGCAGGCGGGCAGGCTGGCCACCAGATCGGCGTCGGCGGGCAGGAAGGGCAGGTCACGGGCCTGGGCGGGCGTGACCCAGCGCAGCTCCTGACGTTCCCGGGCGCAGGGCGTGCCGTCGAAGGCGGTGACGTGGAAGAAGTGCAGCTGCACGTGCAGGTCGCGCTCGGCGTAATCGTGCTCCACGATCTGCCAGAGCCGGCAGGCGCGCACGCTGATGCCCAGCTCCTCACGCAGCTCGCGGCAAAGGGCCTGTTCGGCGGTCTCGCCGGGTTCGAGCTTGCCGCCGGGGAACTCCCAGTAACCGGCCATGGGCTTGCCTTGCGGGCGCAGGGCGGCCAGCAGGTGGTCGTCCTGCCAGATGATGCCGCCGGCCACGACGATGGAGGTCATGCCAGATCCCCCATGCTGTCGATGTCGGCGCGCCTGGCTTCGATGGCGGCGATCTGTTCCTCCAGGGCGGCCATGTCTTCCATAAGGCGTTCGGTCAGGTCGCGCAGCTCGTTGAAGCGCTTGAGCAGCTCGGTGGAGCGGGCGCCGTCGGCGTAGACGGCCGGATCGGCCAGCTGGGTCTCCACGTCGGACTGTTCGTTCATGGCCTTTTCCAGCTCGCCTTCCAGCGCGGCGTATTTCTGCTGCAGGGGCTTGAGCTCCTTGTGCAGGGCGTTGCGGCGCTCGGCCTGCTCGCGCTTGAGGCGCTTCTGCTCCTCGCGGGAGAGGTTGGCGCGGGGCGCGTTGTCGGGCTTCTCGGCCTTGTTGGAGGCGTTGAGGCTGGGGCTGACGCTGCCGCTTTCCAGCGCGGCACGGCGGGCCGTGTCGTAGCTGGCGAAGTCGGGGTAGACGGTGATGCCTTTCTCGTCCAGGGCCCAGGCCTCGGCACCCACCTGCGAGAGCAGCCAGCGGTCGTGGGCCACCATGAGCAGGGTGCCGTCGAATTTTTGCAGGGCCGTGCCCAGGGCCTCGCGGCTTTCGAGGTCCAGATGGTTGGTGGGTTCGTCCAGCAGCAGGAAGTTGCAGCGCTTGAGGAACAGGCTGGCCAGCACCAGACGGCTCTTTTCACCGCCGGAGAGCTTGCTCACCTGCCGGTCGAAGTATTCCTGCCCCAGCAGGAAGAGGCCCAGCACGCTCATGAGCTCTTCTTCGGTGGTGCGGGGGTCGGACAGGCGCCGGATCTCGCCCAGCACGGTGGTGTCCGGGCGCAGGGTGTCCATCTGGTGCTGGGTGTAGTAGCCCAGGCGCATCTGGGGCGCGGTGACCACGTTGCCGCCGCAGCGTTCCAGGGTCCCGGCCAGCAGCTTGAGCAGGGTGGACTTGCCGCAGCCGTTGTGGCCCACCAGGGCCACGCGCTGGCCGTTGTAAAGGGTGAAGGTCAGCGGCGGCCACATCTGCTTGCCGTCCGGGAAGTGGAAGGCCAGATCGGCGGCGGCAAGGGCCACCTTTTCCATGTGCGGGGCTTCGGGCCAGGTGAAGTTCAGTTCCTTGCGCTTGGGCTCGGGACGGTAATCTTCCAGCTCTTTTTCCAGCTTTTTGGCCATCTTCTGGCGTGAACCGGCCTGACGGGCCTTGGTGGCCTTGGCGCGGAAGCGTTCCACAAAGGCCATCTTGCGGGCCAGTTCGTCCTGCAGGGCCTTGGCCTCGCGTTCGCGCTGGGCGTTGTATTCTTCCTGAAGGGAGAGGAACTGGGTGTAGGTGGCCTTGCGGAAGACCGGGCGGGACAGGCCCAGATAGAGCACGTGCGTGCCCACGCGGTCCATGAACACGCGGTCGTGGGCCACGAAGACCAGAGCGCCCTTGAAGTCCATGAGGAAGGACTCCAGCCATTCCACGGCTTCCATGTCCAGATGGTTGGTGGGTTCGTCCAGCAGCAGCACGTCGGCCCCGGCGGTGAGCACGCGGGCCAGCTTGGCGCGTTCGCGCCAGCCGCCGGAGAGCTCGCGCAGGGTGCGCAGCCACTTGCTTTCGGCAAAGCCCAGACCGGAGAGCACGGCCTTGGCGCGGTGCTCGGGATTGTAGCCGTGGGTGGCTTCCAGCTCGGCCTGGCGGTGCATGAGCTGGGTCAGGCGCGCCTCGTCCTTCTGCTGGGCGGCCTCTTCCCATTCGGCCCAGAACTCGTTCCAGTCATGGAGCACGTCCAGCACATAGGTCAGCAGGGGCGTGTCCAGGGCCTCTTCGGAAAGCTCCTGTTCCACGAAGCCCAGGCGGCAGCCCCTGGGCAGGATGACACGGCCGCCGTCGGCGGGTTCCACACCGGCCAGCAAGCGGAGGAGGGTGGATTTACCGGTCCCGTTGGGGCCGCAGACGCACAGACGCACGCCGGAATCCACTTCCAGCGAGAAATTGTTGAAGATGTCCCGTCCGCCAAAGGACTTGGACAGTTCCTGGATGGTTATTTTCACAGCAGGCCCTCGCGCCTGTAGCCTTCCACGGCTTCTTGCATGCCCTGGTCGAGCGTGAGGGCGGGGGCATAGCCGAGTTCCTCGCGCAGGCGCGACGCGTCGCAGGTCCAGCCGGACTGGCGGGCTTCGCGGTATTTGTCCAGATTCCAGTTGGGGGCGCGGCCCTTGCGTCCCAGCGCGGCCAGCAGGCTGCCGCCCAGGGTGGACAGCAGCGCGGTCAGGCCCAGGAAGCAGAGGGGCAGGCGCAGGATGCAGGCCTTTTTGCCCATGGCCCGGGCCATGGCTCGGTAAAAGTCGGCCATGGCGTAGCA contains these protein-coding regions:
- the atpA gene encoding F0F1 ATP synthase subunit alpha, with translation MQIKAEEISKIIEDQIKNYEQRVEMSETGTVLYVGDGIARVYGVQNAMAMELLEFPGGVMGMVLNLEEDNVGVALLGSDVGIKEGDPVKRTGKIFSVPVGDKVMGRVLNPLGQPIDGLGPVEAEEVRPVEIKAPGIIARKSVHEPMPTGLKAIDAMTPIGRGQRELIIGDRQTGKTAVCIDAILAQKETDIHCFYVAIGQKKASVALVADTLRKHGAMEYTTIISATASDPAPLQYIAAYTGCTMAEYYRDNGKHALIIYDDLSKQAVGYRQMSLLLRRPPGREAFPGDVFYLHSRLLERAAKVSDKLGAGSLTALPIIETQAGDVSAYIPTNVISITDGQVYLEPNLFNAGVRPAINVGLSVSRVGGAAQIKAMKQVAGTMRLDLAQYRELAAFAQFGSDLDKATKAKLERGARLVELLKQPQYQPMPAQEQVASIYAATRGYMDDVPVDQIRRFESEMLAFMRDTRKDVLDAIKDKKVIDEAVEKALNEAITAFKQGYQA
- the atpH gene encoding ATP synthase F1 subunit delta, with product MTDAIVARRYAGAIFALGKQQGDEALSRYGSDLAALGDMLAASPKLDAALKSPVISIDEKKAVMGKLLKKIKADKTVSNFCLLLADKERLAYLGEIVGWYGKLLDDAKGIIRGTLTTAVELTDNKRAELKAELEKKAGASIELAFDVDASILGGVVLKVGDRVLDASLRAQLAILRETFKRGE
- a CDS encoding ATP synthase F0 subunit B; the encoded protein is MVPVLALTLLFAVGAQASEGHDAPRWGDFGWRVLNFIIFAGILWYFVGGLARKFFSGRRARISQDLQDLEARRAEAQKRLDEVEKRISNLESERKAILDESLAQAESVKQAVVEEAKRQAEQIVQQARRTAENEGRAMLAEVRAAIADEIVDAAEKVLAEKLTAAEHEKLITNSLNKVVLH
- a CDS encoding ATP synthase F0 subunit B; this encodes MLDLNITLVFQLVNFFIALYVLNLLLIRPIREIIRKRKAVMDDMSGESESYEYQAEQRLSDYDNQLTRARQDAGQNREKAREAGAAEQASLVAEAQKRAQEIIAETRRNLQAEADASLKELRGQVATLSGQLAERVLRG
- a CDS encoding glycosyltransferase, with the protein product MSASPLVTVLLPVWNGASLPLTAEGEEPLRVAIRSLARQEAAPDAPVPGFEVLAVDDGSTDGTAALLDALAAEYPCLRVLHRPHEGLPGALNAGLEAARGALIARMDADDVCHPQRLALQAAWMAEHPETGLLATRVHFGGDRETARGFAHFVDWQNGLLDHEAISRNRFRDTPVSHPSVMFRRELPRLHGGYADGFFAEDWELWLRWLHAGVRMAKLPQELLVWNDPPRRATRSDSRYCEAANNQLRALWLARWLERHNPWHPRVYLLGAGKVARRRLAPLWEKGVQAAAFVDIDPKKIGQKVHGVPVIGRDGLPGPGRCFLLNALTAHGADEDAARWLAAAGYDAEQWLLV
- the aroL gene encoding shikimate kinase AroL; translation: MSLIYLVGPRACGKTTLGKALSEVLDVPYCDTDHHLCERLGMDVATMVERWGWEGFRSRESESLRLASEELAGRGVVATGGGMVLAEANRRYMREHGRVFFLSAPVEVLAARLRRNPLEAQRPSLTGKSLDDEVREVLEARLPLYRDAAHHELDARQSITELCLAVRTLLRH
- a CDS encoding M24 family metallopeptidase codes for the protein MNTPYAARRDRLRQLMRARGLDALLVSHAANRFYLSGFELHDVQLNESAGRLVICADGRDWLCTDARYKDAAARLWDEDRILIYGPDAATEIGQLMRRCGSRLGLEAEIVSLNFARSLGRAVGRGARLQAADGLVEELRVIKDADEIKALERSFALNHAMLRWLEESQLQPGRSEAELAWAIEKYFRDNGASELAFPSIVAVDQNAALPHAIPGEKKLPDNGLVLVDVGCRVDGYCSDQTRTFWVGDTPHKEFRETMKLVRDAQQAALDKMRPGLPLHEAYTLARGVFEKAGVEAWFTHGLGHGVGLETHEAPSLGRRGDKVLQEGMVVTVEPGLYYPQWGGIRWEYTVLITADGNRIL
- a CDS encoding (deoxy)nucleoside triphosphate pyrophosphohydrolase produces the protein MTSIVVAGGIIWQDDHLLAALRPQGKPMAGYWEFPGGKLEPGETAEQALCRELREELGISVRACRLWQIVEHDYAERDLHVQLHFFHVTAFDGTPCARERQELRWVTPAQARDLPFLPADADLVASLPACAPR
- a CDS encoding ABC-F family ATP-binding cassette domain-containing protein translates to MKITIQELSKSFGGRDIFNNFSLEVDSGVRLCVCGPNGTGKSTLLRLLAGVEPADGGRVILPRGCRLGFVEQELSEEALDTPLLTYVLDVLHDWNEFWAEWEEAAQQKDEARLTQLMHRQAELEATHGYNPEHRAKAVLSGLGFAESKWLRTLRELSGGWRERAKLARVLTAGADVLLLDEPTNHLDMEAVEWLESFLMDFKGALVFVAHDRVFMDRVGTHVLYLGLSRPVFRKATYTQFLSLQEEYNAQREREAKALQDELARKMAFVERFRAKATKARQAGSRQKMAKKLEKELEDYRPEPKRKELNFTWPEAPHMEKVALAAADLAFHFPDGKQMWPPLTFTLYNGQRVALVGHNGCGKSTLLKLLAGTLERCGGNVVTAPQMRLGYYTQHQMDTLRPDTTVLGEIRRLSDPRTTEEELMSVLGLFLLGQEYFDRQVSKLSGGEKSRLVLASLFLKRCNFLLLDEPTNHLDLESREALGTALQKFDGTLLMVAHDRWLLSQVGAEAWALDEKGITVYPDFASYDTARRAALESGSVSPSLNASNKAEKPDNAPRANLSREEQKRLKREQAERRNALHKELKPLQQKYAALEGELEKAMNEQSDVETQLADPAVYADGARSTELLKRFNELRDLTERLMEDMAALEEQIAAIEARRADIDSMGDLA